In Lacrimispora indolis DSM 755, a genomic segment contains:
- a CDS encoding PFL family protein has protein sequence MLNMFEVNETNKMIEQEMLDVRTITMGISLLDCCDGDLKAMNEKIYNKITTAAKNLVEVGREIEKDFGIPIVNKRISVTPIAIVGGAACKSPEDFVTIAQTLDRAAKEVDVNFIGGYSSLVSKGMTAADKNLILSIPEALACTDRVCSSVNVGSTKTGINMDAVALMGEIVVETAKATKDKDSLGCAKLVVFCNAPDDNPFMAGAFHGVTEAETIINVGVSGPGVVKTAIEAARGKDFGVLCETIKKTAFKITRVGQLVAQEASRRLNVPFGIIDLSLAPTPAVGDSVAEILEEIGLERVGAPGTTAALAMLNDQVKKGGVMASSYVGGLSGAFIPVSEDQGMIDAVAMGALNIEKLEAMTCVCSVGLDMIAIPGDTPATTIAGIIADESAIGMVNQKTTAVRIIPVIGKSVGDTVEFGGLLGYAPVMPVSRYSCEKFITRGGRIPAPIHSFKN, from the coding sequence ATGCTAAATATGTTTGAAGTAAATGAGACCAATAAGATGATTGAACAGGAAATGCTTGATGTGCGTACCATTACCATGGGCATCAGCCTCCTTGACTGCTGCGACGGTGATTTGAAGGCAATGAATGAAAAGATTTATAACAAGATCACGACTGCTGCAAAAAACCTTGTGGAAGTAGGCAGGGAGATTGAAAAGGATTTTGGTATCCCCATTGTAAATAAAAGAATTTCCGTGACCCCCATTGCCATAGTCGGCGGAGCTGCCTGCAAAAGTCCGGAAGATTTCGTGACCATTGCACAGACTCTTGACCGTGCGGCCAAAGAGGTGGATGTGAATTTTATCGGCGGATACTCCTCTTTGGTAAGCAAGGGAATGACTGCTGCGGATAAAAATCTGATCCTCTCCATACCGGAAGCCCTTGCCTGCACGGACCGGGTATGCAGCTCCGTCAATGTTGGCTCCACAAAAACAGGCATTAACATGGATGCAGTGGCCCTTATGGGAGAGATTGTGGTGGAAACGGCAAAGGCTACCAAGGATAAGGATTCCCTTGGCTGTGCCAAGCTGGTGGTATTTTGCAATGCACCGGATGATAATCCCTTTATGGCAGGAGCGTTCCACGGGGTAACGGAAGCTGAGACAATCATTAATGTGGGAGTCAGCGGCCCGGGGGTTGTTAAGACGGCCATTGAAGCGGCCAGAGGAAAGGATTTTGGGGTTCTGTGTGAAACCATTAAGAAAACCGCCTTTAAGATAACCCGGGTGGGACAGCTTGTAGCCCAGGAGGCTTCCCGAAGGCTGAATGTTCCCTTTGGAATCATTGACTTATCCCTTGCACCGACGCCTGCCGTTGGCGACAGCGTGGCTGAGATCCTGGAAGAGATCGGACTGGAACGGGTTGGCGCGCCGGGCACCACGGCGGCTCTTGCCATGTTAAATGACCAGGTAAAAAAAGGCGGCGTTATGGCCTCCTCCTATGTAGGCGGTTTAAGCGGCGCGTTTATTCCTGTCAGCGAAGATCAGGGAATGATTGATGCGGTGGCAATGGGAGCACTGAACATAGAGAAGCTGGAGGCAATGACCTGCGTTTGTTCCGTAGGCCTTGACATGATCGCAATTCCCGGGGATACGCCTGCTACCACCATTGCGGGCATTATTGCAGATGAATCTGCTATCGGTATGGTAAATCAGAAGACCACTGCCGTCCGGATTATCCCTGTCATTGGAAAGTCTGTGGGTGATACGGTGGAATTCGGCGGACTTTTGGGATATGCTCCTGTTATGCCGGTCAGCCGGTATTCCTGTGAAAAATTCATTACCAGAGGCGGACGGATTCCGGCCCCGATCCACAGCTTTAAAAATTAA
- a CDS encoding ACT domain-containing protein: MNKTIITVVGKDTVGIIAKICTYLAGNRVNILDISQTIVQGFFNMMMIVDINDAAKPFGELADELEQIGDEIGVKVKCQREEIFTSMHRI; the protein is encoded by the coding sequence ATGAACAAAACGATTATTACAGTAGTTGGAAAAGACACCGTTGGGATCATTGCAAAGATCTGTACTTATCTGGCAGGCAACAGGGTGAACATATTGGATATTTCCCAGACTATTGTCCAGGGCTTCTTTAATATGATGATGATCGTGGATATCAATGACGCAGCAAAGCCTTTCGGGGAGCTGGCCGATGAACTGGAACAGATTGGCGATGAAATCGGCGTAAAGGTAAAATGCCAGCGAGAGGAAATTTTTACCAGTATGCACCGTATCTAA
- a CDS encoding MBL fold metallo-hydrolase — translation MRLVSIASGSSGNCIYVGSDTTHVLVDAGISNKRIEQGLNEIGIKGNELTGIVITHEHSDHTKGLGVLARKYGVPIYGTKETLEEISKQKYLGEYPRELFCAIRPDVDFCVGDLEVKPFSIDHDASNPVAYRIQHGRKSVAVATDMGHYDQYIIEHLQGLDAVLLESNHDVNMLQAGPYPYYLKRRILGDHGHLSNENAGRLLCCILHDNLKKILLGHLSKENNYEELAYETVRLEITEGDNPFKASDFSIAVAKRDQMSEIITI, via the coding sequence ATGAGATTGGTAAGTATTGCAAGCGGAAGCAGCGGAAACTGCATTTATGTGGGCTCCGATACTACACATGTCCTGGTGGATGCCGGGATCAGCAACAAACGGATCGAACAGGGATTGAATGAGATTGGAATAAAGGGTAATGAGCTGACCGGAATCGTCATTACCCATGAACATTCCGACCATACGAAGGGGCTGGGAGTTCTGGCCAGGAAGTATGGAGTCCCCATTTACGGAACAAAGGAGACCCTGGAAGAGATATCAAAGCAGAAGTATCTGGGGGAATATCCCAGGGAACTATTTTGCGCCATCAGGCCTGACGTGGATTTTTGTGTGGGGGATCTGGAAGTAAAGCCGTTCTCCATTGATCACGACGCGTCAAACCCGGTAGCTTACCGGATCCAGCACGGGCGCAAGTCTGTTGCTGTGGCCACGGATATGGGACATTACGACCAGTACATCATTGAACATCTTCAGGGACTTGATGCAGTGCTTTTAGAGTCCAACCACGATGTAAATATGCTCCAGGCAGGCCCTTATCCCTATTATTTAAAGCGCCGGATCCTGGGAGATCACGGACACCTTTCCAATGAGAATGCAGGGCGGCTCTTGTGCTGTATTCTCCATGATAACTTAAAGAAGATTTTGCTGGGCCACTTAAGCAAGGAGAACAATTATGAGGAACTTGCTTATGAGACCGTAAGGCTTGAGATTACAGAAGGTGATAATCCATTTAAGGCATCGGATTTTTCCATAGCGGTTGCAAAAAGGGACCAGATGTCGGAAATTATTACAATATAG
- the coaE gene encoding dephospho-CoA kinase (Dephospho-CoA kinase (CoaE) performs the final step in coenzyme A biosynthesis.) yields MRVIGLTGGVGAGKSMVLSILKEEYGAEVIKADEVARQLMEPGMEGYLALTEALGKGFLNQEGAIDRKALAARIFQDDSARKIVDGIIHPMVWKTISDKISASQAGLIVVEFAIMNEEMDDSWEEMWYVRTSKENRIRRLAESRGYTREHSERIIASQASESEFLSRCTRVIENDGSMEEVRSQLAEILKNRG; encoded by the coding sequence ATGAGAGTGATTGGACTGACCGGAGGTGTTGGAGCCGGAAAAAGCATGGTTCTTTCTATTTTAAAGGAAGAATACGGTGCGGAAGTAATCAAGGCGGATGAAGTGGCCCGCCAGCTGATGGAGCCGGGAATGGAAGGCTATCTGGCGCTGACGGAAGCCCTGGGAAAGGGCTTCCTAAATCAGGAGGGAGCCATTGACCGCAAAGCCCTGGCTGCACGCATTTTTCAGGATGACAGCGCAAGGAAAATTGTAGATGGAATCATTCACCCTATGGTATGGAAAACCATAAGTGATAAAATTTCTGCTTCCCAAGCAGGGCTTATTGTGGTAGAATTTGCAATTATGAATGAAGAAATGGATGACAGCTGGGAAGAAATGTGGTATGTCCGAACTTCAAAGGAGAACCGGATCCGCCGTTTGGCGGAAAGCAGGGGTTATACAAGAGAGCATTCGGAACGTATCATAGCAAGCCAGGCCTCTGAATCAGAGTTTTTAAGCCGTTGTACGCGGGTGATTGAAAATGACGGTTCCATGGAAGAGGTGAGAAGCCAGCTGGCTGAAATATTGAAAAACAGGGGATAG